TAATTGCCAGACGAACTCATCTCTATGTTGCGAAGCCGGCGCGTGTGCACCAGAACGTTGTCCAGATACCAAAGATTGATATATGGCTGGTCCTCGGCTATCAGTCGCTGCACTTCCGCATAGATCTGCTTGCGCGCCTGCTTCTCCAGCGTCGCCCGCCCCTGGTGGATCAGTTCGTCCACGCGCGGGTTTGCGTAGTAGCTACGATTCGCGCGCTTTGGCGGAGTGCTGGTGGACTCGAACACGTGCTCGTAGATGTCTGGATCCTCGTTGCCGCCGATCCAGCGCAGCGAATACAACTGGAATGAGCCTTTCACTACATCGGAGTAGAAGGTCGCGAACTCGAAGCTTCGAATGTCCAGCACGATTCCCACTGCGCGTAATTGCTGCTGCAATACTGCCGCCAGCAAGCGGGTGGATTCCTCCGTTGAGGTCTTCATCGTCAGGTGGAAGCGCACGCCACCGCGTTCCGGATACCCCGCCTCGTCCAACAACTTGCGCGCCTTCTCCGGATCGTAGTTGTACTTTGGCACATCATCCGTGTACGCCCAGTGTTGCGTCGGTAAGACACTTGCGGCCGGGCGCGCCATGTCGCGCCACAGATAGTGAATCATCGGTCGGCGGTCTACCGCGAACGCCAACGCCTGCCGCACGCGGCGATCCTGCAATATCGGGTCGCGAAGGTTCAGAGCCAGATAGGTGTAGATGGTCCCAGGCGAGCGCTGCACTACGAGGCCGTTGTCCTTCTCCAGGGTTAGTACCATGTCTGCCGTCAACGCGTTGATGGCGACGTCGGCGCTGCCTTTGCGCAACTCCAACGCGCGTGTCGTCGCATCCGGCACCACGATGAATCGCACGCGTTCAAGTTTCGTTTTAGTGCCCCAATAGTGAGGGTTGCGCTCGATCGTGACTTGCCGATCCTGCTCCATGCTCGCCAGCTTGAAGGGCCCTGTCCCGATGGGACTGCGCGTGATTTCATCGCCACTGCCGTTCGGCACGATTCCGATCGCGCCATCCGACAGGTTCCACGGCAGCGACGCATACGGTTCCTTCATATGGAAGACGATGGTCCAGTTATCAGGTGCATCCACGCGCTCGACGAATCGGTACGTGCTCGCCTTCGGCGTACGAATTTTACCGAGCAGAATCGAATCGAACGTCCATTTCACGTCTGCCGAAGTCATCTGCCGCCCATCGTGGAAGCGCACGTCGTGTCGCAAATGGAAGACGTAGGTCAGCGGGTCTGGGACTTCCCAGCGCTCCGCCAGCCAGGGTTCCACTTCGAACTTTTCGTTTCGATGGAGCAGCGCGTCGAACACGAGTTTGCCAATGCGTTCCGACTGGGCGTCGGTTCCCACGCGCGGATCGAGGTTCGTGGGACTGCTCTCGATGATCATCACCGCCGTGTTCGCCTCCGGCTTACGCGAACACGACGTAGCGAAGCACGCCGCGAGCAGCAACATCATGACAACCGAGGTTCGCGACCGGCGACTCGTGCCTCGCGCCCTATACATACGAAATCTTCCCCAGGATCGCCGGTCTGTTCGCGCCCGTGGCTGAGGGCACGTTTGACGGCCGCCGGTTCCATGTCTCGAATGCAAGCACCGCGAACGCCACAGCCTCTTTTGCCTCCGCCGGTAACCCGAGTTCGTCGGTGGACCGCAGCTTGAGTCCGCGCCGATGTAATTCTTCTCCGATCATCGACATCAGTGTCGGATTTTTCGCTCCGCCGCCGGAGACCAGGAAGTCGTGGAACTTGCGCTCACCGTCCGAGAGCACTCGCACCGCCTCGCCAATCGAGCGCGCGGTCAGCAACGTAGCCGTCGCGATAACGTCTTCTTTACGCGCCCGCCCGCAACGCTTCAGGAACAACTCCACATACTCGCGTCCAAACTGTTCGCGGCCAGCCGTCTTCGGTGCCCTGCGCCGGAAGAACGCATCGCGCAACGCCTCGCTCACCACCGTCTGAAGCGCCTGGCCCTTCGCGGCCACCTTGCCATCGCGATCGAAGCGCTTGTCGAAAAGCCTCTCCATGACTGCGTCAATCACCATGTTGCCGGGGCCGGTGTCGAAGGCAACAACGCTTTCCGCCGTGGCGCCCGCCGGAATGGCCGTAAGGTTCCCAATGCCGCCGATGTTCTGCACGATGCGTCCACGCGTTGCATTTCGGTACAGCAGGTAGTCGAGGAAGGGAACCAGGGGTGCGCCCTTGCCGCCGGCGGCCATGTCTGCAGGGCGGAAATCGCTGACCACCGGCACGCCGACACGCGCGGCCAGCACCGCGCCTTCCCCCGT
This genomic interval from Clostridia bacterium contains the following:
- a CDS encoding ABC transporter substrate-binding protein; the encoded protein is MYRARGTSRRSRTSVVMMLLLAACFATSCSRKPEANTAVMIIESSPTNLDPRVGTDAQSERIGKLVFDALLHRNEKFEVEPWLAERWEVPDPLTYVFHLRHDVRFHDGRQMTSADVKWTFDSILLGKIRTPKASTYRFVERVDAPDNWTIVFHMKEPYASLPWNLSDGAIGIVPNGSGDEITRSPIGTGPFKLASMEQDRQVTIERNPHYWGTKTKLERVRFIVVPDATTRALELRKGSADVAINALTADMVLTLEKDNGLVVQRSPGTIYTYLALNLRDPILQDRRVRQALAFAVDRRPMIHYLWRDMARPAASVLPTQHWAYTDDVPKYNYDPEKARKLLDEAGYPERGGVRFHLTMKTSTEESTRLLAAVLQQQLRAVGIVLDIRSFEFATFYSDVVKGSFQLYSLRWIGGNEDPDIYEHVFESTSTPPKRANRSYYANPRVDELIHQGRATLEKQARKQIYAEVQRLIAEDQPYINLWYLDNVLVHTRRLRNIEMSSSGNYDFLKVAELWQEVRQ
- a CDS encoding anhydro-N-acetylmuramic acid kinase, which gives rise to MIVAGVMSGTSADGINVALVRLAGSGFRTRFELLAHEEFPYPGAVRRTVLSMMNATAASVADLARLNFLLAELYADAVLETQRRSATKCELVGCHGQTLYHQGEAESFLGRKLAVTWQTGEGAVLAARVGVPVVSDFRPADMAAGGKGAPLVPFLDYLLYRNATRGRIVQNIGGIGNLTAIPAGATAESVVAFDTGPGNMVIDAVMERLFDKRFDRDGKVAAKGQALQTVVSEALRDAFFRRRAPKTAGREQFGREYVELFLKRCGRARKEDVIATATLLTARSIGEAVRVLSDGERKFHDFLVSGGGAKNPTLMSMIGEELHRRGLKLRSTDELGLPAEAKEAVAFAVLAFETWNRRPSNVPSATGANRPAILGKISYV